A genomic stretch from Leptospira ellinghausenii includes:
- a CDS encoding phosphatidylinositol phospholipase, producing the protein MSQPKRVAFQKFLNAMRKLSTEVNDSEICKRLEILMATSKDDLPLALVNQLLQEPKEFDPKAIPEPYTQYVRHFIYMVKRNGRMPSEVLSHEENGAGGSGNSRGSQKESKPTAKNSSNAKSKRSDSPSSKSSSAPVKKAKTTTASKTKK; encoded by the coding sequence ATGTCTCAACCGAAGCGAGTTGCCTTCCAAAAATTTCTCAACGCCATGCGAAAACTGTCTACTGAGGTCAATGACTCTGAGATCTGCAAGCGATTGGAGATTCTCATGGCAACCAGTAAGGACGACCTCCCATTGGCTCTCGTCAACCAACTCCTCCAAGAGCCAAAAGAATTTGATCCAAAGGCCATTCCTGAACCATACACACAATACGTCCGACATTTCATCTACATGGTCAAACGGAATGGGCGAATGCCAAGTGAAGTCCTCTCCCATGAAGAAAATGGCGCTGGAGGATCTGGGAATTCTCGCGGAAGTCAAAAGGAATCCAAACCTACTGCCAAAAACAGCTCTAATGCAAAAAGTAAACGATCAGACTCTCCCAGTTCAAAATCCTCGTCGGCTCCTGTAAAAAAAGCCAAAACCACCACCGCATCTAAAACTAAAAAATAA
- a CDS encoding MBOAT family O-acyltransferase — MLFVSLIFYGFWNINYLILIIWISFVDFVLALVIHGAKSKRFRLFFLLASLSNSLGLLLFFKYGHFIAENWAIVAGSTQAPETFWSRWLLPVGISFYTFQSISYVVDVYHRELVPERKFSSYLLFLSFFPQLVAGPIVTAKSFLPQIRRPLHFLRIPFLFGTFLIILGLFKKMVLADHLAEVADIVFSHPDSMSSRALWMGMFSYSLQIYCDFSGYTDIAQGTAVLFGFHLPENFRMPYLSSGFSEFWTRWHISLSQWLKKYLYIPLGGNRMGIFLTYRNLILVMAIGGLWHGASWNFVVWGVGHGIFLVMERWVGIRYSIKALPALRPFKILFTFFSVTLLWIFFRSANLVDSLCYLQGIFTKKEGFLLPYTLEMKFVYCFLLILIGHLIGNRVFKENKQLLDIFEKMQNSLGKLAFLAFVAVLSLIIIVLYSAESKPFVYFVF, encoded by the coding sequence TTGCTTTTTGTTAGCCTGATATTTTACGGTTTTTGGAATATTAATTACTTAATTTTAATCATTTGGATTTCGTTTGTCGACTTTGTTTTGGCTTTGGTGATCCACGGTGCCAAATCTAAACGATTTCGACTCTTTTTTTTGTTGGCTTCTCTTTCGAATAGTCTCGGATTGCTGTTATTCTTTAAATATGGGCATTTTATTGCTGAAAATTGGGCAATAGTTGCTGGTTCCACTCAGGCCCCAGAGACCTTTTGGAGTCGCTGGTTGTTGCCGGTGGGGATTTCCTTTTATACCTTCCAGTCGATCTCTTATGTAGTGGATGTTTACCATAGGGAACTAGTTCCTGAAAGAAAATTTTCCTCTTACCTTTTGTTTCTTAGTTTTTTCCCGCAGTTAGTTGCAGGTCCCATTGTCACGGCAAAGTCTTTTTTGCCTCAAATCAGAAGGCCGCTCCACTTCCTAAGGATCCCCTTCTTATTTGGGACATTTTTGATAATACTCGGTCTTTTTAAAAAAATGGTGTTGGCTGACCATCTGGCAGAGGTCGCTGACATCGTTTTTTCCCATCCAGACAGTATGTCATCCCGTGCGCTCTGGATGGGAATGTTTTCCTATTCTCTCCAAATTTACTGCGATTTTTCAGGATACACTGATATTGCCCAAGGCACGGCAGTTCTTTTTGGATTCCATTTGCCTGAGAATTTTCGGATGCCCTACCTATCGAGTGGATTTTCAGAATTTTGGACTCGTTGGCATATTTCACTTTCCCAATGGTTAAAAAAATACTTATACATTCCTCTTGGTGGGAATCGTATGGGAATTTTTTTAACCTATCGAAATCTGATCCTTGTGATGGCCATTGGAGGTCTGTGGCATGGTGCTTCATGGAATTTTGTGGTTTGGGGGGTTGGGCACGGCATCTTCCTTGTGATGGAAAGATGGGTGGGGATTCGTTACTCTATTAAGGCATTACCGGCACTGAGGCCATTCAAAATTTTATTCACTTTTTTTTCGGTCACTCTTTTGTGGATATTCTTCCGAAGTGCAAATTTGGTTGATTCCCTGTGTTACCTACAGGGGATTTTTACTAAAAAAGAGGGTTTTTTGTTACCATACACTCTCGAAATGAAATTTGTTTATTGTTTTCTATTGATTTTGATTGGCCATCTGATCGGGAATCGCGTGTTTAAGGAAAACAAACAACTGTTAGATATTTTTGAAAAAATGCAAAATTCCTTAGGAAAATTGGCATTTTTGGCTTTTGTTGCAGTTTTAAGTTTGATTATAATCGTATTGTATTCTGCTGAAAGTAAACCGTTTGTTTACTTTGTATTTTAG
- the asd gene encoding aspartate-semialdehyde dehydrogenase — protein MEKIKVGVLGATGSVGQRFIQLLENHPYFTVTHLAASEKSAGQSYGDVMKSRWKISSDIPSYAKDIIISLPDPNVTKGVQLVFSGLDASIAGEVETAYAEAGVMVLSNSKNHRMDPNVPILSAEVNSHHLDVLSAQKTKGKIITNSNCTIMGVTISLKPLMDAFGLKSVMLFSMQAISGAGYPGVPTMDILGNVVPYIGGEEDKAEVEPQKCLGTVEGGVIKSADFKISAHCNRVPVFDGHTVCVSVSFDKKPKKEEILKVWADFQGEPQKLGLPFAPNPAILYREENDRPQPRLDLDTGKGMTTVVGRLREDSILDWKWVVLSHNTIRGAAGAAILNAELLYKKGYFK, from the coding sequence ATGGAAAAAATCAAAGTTGGAGTCCTGGGAGCAACAGGATCCGTCGGTCAAAGATTCATTCAACTTTTGGAGAATCACCCTTATTTTACGGTGACTCATTTAGCAGCTTCTGAAAAAAGTGCGGGCCAATCTTATGGTGACGTGATGAAGTCTCGTTGGAAGATTTCTTCTGACATTCCTTCTTATGCAAAAGACATTATCATTTCATTACCAGATCCAAATGTAACAAAAGGCGTACAACTTGTGTTTAGTGGTCTAGACGCATCCATTGCAGGGGAAGTGGAGACTGCTTATGCGGAAGCTGGAGTGATGGTATTATCCAATTCCAAAAACCATAGAATGGACCCGAATGTTCCTATCCTTTCTGCAGAAGTTAACTCACATCATTTGGATGTACTTTCTGCACAAAAAACAAAAGGGAAAATCATCACAAATTCCAATTGTACAATTATGGGAGTTACGATCTCACTTAAACCACTGATGGATGCATTTGGATTAAAGTCAGTTATGTTATTTTCAATGCAGGCAATTTCAGGTGCGGGATATCCTGGTGTTCCAACCATGGATATCCTTGGGAATGTTGTGCCTTATATCGGTGGAGAAGAAGACAAAGCAGAAGTGGAACCTCAAAAATGTTTAGGGACAGTGGAAGGTGGTGTCATCAAATCCGCAGACTTTAAAATCTCTGCTCATTGTAACCGAGTTCCTGTATTTGATGGGCACACTGTTTGTGTTTCTGTATCCTTTGATAAAAAACCAAAAAAAGAAGAGATTTTAAAGGTTTGGGCAGATTTTCAAGGGGAACCACAGAAATTGGGATTGCCGTTTGCACCGAACCCCGCTATTCTTTACCGCGAAGAAAACGACCGCCCTCAACCTCGTCTCGATTTGGACACAGGAAAGGGAATGACAACTGTTGTGGGAAGGTTACGAGAAGATTCAATCTTGGACTGGAAATGGGTAGTTCTTTCGCATAACACGATTCGAGGTGCCGCTGGTGCTGCTATCTTGAATGCTGAGTTATTGTATAAAAAAGGATATTTTAAGTAA
- the pyk gene encoding pyruvate kinase — translation MPAIEQLRARKTKIVCTIGPATASKEMIRSLALAGMNIARINMSHGDHEFHRKIIRIIKSLNKDELHKHPISILLDTQGPEIRTGDVQNDLHLKVGETFTFHIIPGMEAEAQSVFVNYRDIVKDLKVGDKVTVDNGLINLAVQEIRENELICTVLDGGKLGSRKHINLPGIRVNIPSITPKDQKDILFGLEEDIDFVALSFVRSKEDVLQLREIIEEKKHHAQIIAKIEDQEGLKNLDEIIKTSDGIMVARGDLGVEIEIEELPIVQRRIVKRCQEEGKRVIVATHLLESMIHNPSPTRAEVTDVANAVYEEADAIMLSGETAMGKYPVRCVEMLDKIARRMEMSINLGLAAQRKPKDQKEEMARSAASLADSMQAHAIIAITRRGITANNLASFHPRYPIVHAFTNMTSVRRKLWLTRGVIPYRVDFSSDPEKTINLAIQTLVNNGYLQTGEKVVILSDIIAGEDRVETIQVREVK, via the coding sequence ATGCCAGCAATTGAACAACTAAGAGCAAGAAAAACAAAGATCGTATGCACCATCGGTCCTGCGACAGCATCCAAAGAAATGATCCGAAGTTTAGCTTTGGCGGGGATGAATATCGCAAGGATCAACATGAGCCATGGTGACCATGAATTTCATCGTAAGATCATTCGAATCATTAAATCTTTAAACAAGGATGAGTTACACAAACATCCAATTTCGATTCTATTGGATACACAAGGACCTGAAATTCGAACTGGGGATGTACAGAATGACTTACACTTAAAGGTGGGAGAAACATTTACATTTCATATCATACCAGGTATGGAAGCTGAAGCGCAGAGTGTTTTTGTAAACTACCGAGATATCGTAAAAGATTTAAAAGTAGGTGATAAGGTCACAGTTGATAACGGTTTGATTAACCTCGCCGTCCAAGAAATCAGAGAAAATGAATTGATTTGCACTGTGTTAGACGGTGGAAAACTAGGATCCAGAAAACATATCAACTTACCTGGAATTCGTGTAAACATTCCTTCGATCACACCCAAAGACCAAAAGGATATTCTCTTTGGATTAGAAGAGGATATTGATTTTGTAGCTCTTTCGTTTGTTCGATCAAAAGAAGATGTCTTACAATTGCGAGAGATCATCGAAGAAAAAAAACACCATGCACAAATCATTGCCAAAATTGAAGACCAAGAAGGTCTAAAAAACCTAGATGAGATTATCAAAACTTCTGATGGAATCATGGTGGCGCGTGGAGATTTGGGTGTTGAAATTGAAATTGAAGAACTCCCGATTGTGCAACGACGGATTGTCAAACGTTGCCAAGAAGAGGGGAAACGAGTTATCGTTGCGACTCACTTACTCGAATCAATGATCCACAATCCCTCTCCTACTAGGGCAGAAGTCACTGATGTTGCGAATGCAGTTTACGAAGAAGCAGATGCCATCATGCTTTCTGGGGAAACAGCAATGGGGAAATACCCAGTTCGTTGTGTTGAAATGTTGGATAAAATTGCACGTCGAATGGAGATGTCGATAAACTTAGGTCTTGCGGCACAAAGAAAACCTAAAGACCAAAAGGAAGAAATGGCAAGATCAGCTGCTAGTTTAGCGGATTCGATGCAAGCACATGCGATCATAGCCATCACAAGACGTGGAATCACTGCGAATAATTTAGCATCCTTTCACCCAAGGTATCCAATCGTTCATGCATTCACCAATATGACATCCGTTAGGCGAAAGCTTTGGTTAACACGTGGAGTTATCCCTTACCGAGTGGATTTTTCTTCTGATCCAGAAAAAACGATTAATCTTGCAATCCAAACACTTGTGAATAATGGTTATTTACAAACTGGTGAAAAGGTAGTTATTTTATCCGACATCATTGCCGGAGAGGATCGAGTCGAAACGATTCAAGTCCGCGAAGTAAAATAA
- the omp85 gene encoding Omp85 family outer membrane protein: MSFWKSMIGLVFLSTIVVLPIYSEDRSSDVPEWLGEFKKLDEKELANKKEGWYATGLPLFGNDAVNGSGLGLLANIFYNGTKNDSSFKYTPYEHMFNVGVYRTNRGTENNYLAWDAPYFLDTAYRLRSYVGHDASYYNQYFGVGTESLQPLYFRDRNADGSRIVRNATYSDFENANSYAKNRGPGRELTSTQHYHDYQFETTYGQFNADKTIFQVFRVWGGVEFSKNVVRQYDGNSVAAKEPLTGITVPAIEDSSKLTEDSNSGKIIGVHGGNLNYVRSGIAFDTRDYEPDPDRGWLIEYNVNKAERTIGSDFNYLRHFGQIKNFYQPFPKLFEEFVIAQRVALTKIEGEVPFFEYRYLFSIDGPMGALGGQNTLRGYRQERFVGPVIGFYNIELRYRVGSFSLWDQFFQLSIVPFYDVGRVWDKIKQVSTMDYKHSRGLGLRLIWDQATVILMDYAYSREDQLFYLDIGHTF; encoded by the coding sequence ATGTCATTTTGGAAATCGATGATTGGGTTGGTATTTTTATCAACAATTGTCGTTCTTCCAATTTATTCGGAAGATAGAAGTTCTGATGTTCCTGAATGGTTGGGTGAGTTCAAAAAGTTAGATGAAAAGGAACTCGCTAATAAAAAAGAAGGCTGGTATGCAACTGGCTTACCCCTTTTTGGGAATGATGCAGTTAATGGATCTGGACTTGGGCTTTTAGCCAATATATTTTATAACGGAACAAAAAATGATTCCTCCTTCAAGTATACACCATACGAACATATGTTCAATGTCGGTGTATACCGAACCAATCGTGGCACTGAAAACAATTACCTTGCTTGGGATGCTCCTTATTTTTTAGATACAGCCTACCGATTACGATCCTATGTGGGCCATGATGCAAGTTATTATAACCAATATTTTGGTGTTGGGACCGAAAGTTTACAACCATTGTATTTCAGAGATCGGAATGCAGATGGGAGCAGAATTGTTCGAAACGCAACCTATTCAGATTTTGAGAATGCCAATTCGTATGCAAAGAACAGAGGCCCAGGACGTGAATTAACATCGACTCAACATTATCATGACTACCAATTTGAAACAACCTATGGTCAATTCAACGCTGATAAAACGATTTTCCAAGTTTTTAGAGTTTGGGGAGGTGTTGAGTTTTCGAAAAATGTTGTTAGGCAGTATGACGGTAATTCGGTTGCTGCTAAAGAGCCACTAACCGGGATTACGGTTCCTGCAATTGAAGATTCTTCAAAATTAACAGAAGATTCAAACTCTGGGAAAATCATAGGTGTACATGGTGGAAATTTAAACTATGTGAGGAGTGGCATTGCTTTTGATACCAGAGATTATGAACCTGATCCAGATCGGGGTTGGCTTATCGAATACAATGTCAATAAAGCGGAAAGAACAATAGGTTCGGATTTTAATTACCTAAGACATTTTGGTCAAATTAAGAATTTTTACCAACCATTTCCTAAATTATTCGAAGAGTTTGTCATCGCACAACGGGTTGCACTGACTAAGATAGAAGGCGAAGTGCCTTTTTTTGAATATCGATATTTATTTTCTATTGATGGACCTATGGGAGCATTAGGTGGACAGAACACATTACGTGGGTATAGGCAAGAACGTTTTGTAGGTCCTGTGATCGGTTTTTATAATATTGAACTTCGTTATCGGGTTGGAAGTTTTTCACTTTGGGATCAGTTTTTCCAATTGAGCATTGTTCCATTTTACGATGTTGGTCGAGTTTGGGATAAAATCAAACAGGTAAGCACAATGGATTATAAACATTCACGTGGATTAGGATTACGGCTGATTTGGGACCAAGCCACCGTAATCCTAATGGACTATGCTTATTCACGTGAAGACCAATTATTTTATTTAGACATTGGCCATACTTTTTAA
- a CDS encoding P-II family nitrogen regulator, translating to MKLEKAKLITMIADEALQDRLVSELKSMNVKGYTISEAKGEGINNEHLTSWEGKNIRLESLVSEGKALKIFQIISEKYLEKYPMVIFMNDVEVIRKERFN from the coding sequence ATGAAATTAGAAAAAGCAAAACTCATTACAATGATTGCTGATGAAGCTCTCCAAGATCGATTAGTGTCAGAGCTCAAATCTATGAATGTCAAAGGATATACGATCAGTGAAGCAAAAGGAGAGGGAATCAATAACGAGCACCTAACATCTTGGGAAGGAAAAAACATAAGATTAGAATCATTGGTTTCGGAAGGTAAAGCACTAAAGATATTTCAAATTATTTCAGAAAAATATTTAGAGAAATATCCTATGGTGATCTTTATGAACGATGTAGAAGTGATTCGAAAAGAAAGATTTAACTAA
- a CDS encoding sodium-dependent bicarbonate transport family permease, with translation MDILHALVANLQTPMFLAFLLGIIATIIKSDLKFPDGMYAGLTIYLLFAIGLKGGVKLSNTTLVEFYKPAMAALLLCISIPLIAYGLLTKFGKYDRANAAALAAHYGSVSAVTFSEALAFLDSLQITYEGFMPSMLAIMEIPAILVALLLVKMNPTDKTEESSWGKILHELLTGKGTLLLLGGLIIGMISGKKGHEQFAPLFEAPFRGMLILFLLEVGIVTGRRLADLKKAGVFLIGFGILFPICTAMFGLYLGKFIGLSMGGAMVLGTLSASASYIAAPAAVRIAIPEASPAIYLTASLAITFPFNLSVGLPFYLTVSKYLYGV, from the coding sequence ATGGACATTTTACATGCATTAGTTGCAAATTTACAAACACCAATGTTCCTAGCATTTTTACTAGGAATCATTGCAACCATCATCAAAAGTGATTTAAAATTCCCAGATGGTATGTATGCAGGTTTAACCATCTATCTTTTATTTGCTATCGGGCTAAAAGGAGGAGTTAAATTAAGTAATACAACCTTAGTAGAATTTTATAAACCAGCGATGGCAGCATTGTTATTATGTATTTCAATACCGCTAATCGCCTATGGATTACTTACAAAATTCGGTAAATATGACAGAGCAAATGCAGCTGCTCTGGCAGCGCACTACGGATCGGTATCAGCTGTTACATTCAGTGAAGCTCTCGCTTTTTTGGATTCTTTGCAAATTACCTATGAAGGTTTTATGCCTAGTATGCTTGCTATCATGGAAATTCCGGCAATCCTTGTAGCATTATTACTTGTAAAAATGAATCCAACTGATAAGACCGAAGAATCTTCTTGGGGAAAAATTTTACACGAACTGCTAACAGGGAAAGGAACCTTATTACTATTGGGAGGCCTTATCATAGGAATGATCTCTGGGAAAAAAGGTCATGAACAATTTGCTCCCCTATTTGAAGCACCATTCCGTGGAATGTTAATTTTATTCTTATTGGAAGTTGGAATTGTAACAGGTAGGAGACTTGCCGATCTAAAAAAAGCTGGTGTATTTTTAATTGGGTTTGGTATTCTTTTCCCAATTTGCACCGCCATGTTTGGGTTGTACTTAGGAAAGTTCATAGGTCTCTCGATGGGTGGAGCCATGGTGCTTGGAACTCTCAGTGCAAGTGCATCCTATATTGCTGCACCTGCAGCTGTTAGGATTGCGATTCCGGAAGCGAGTCCCGCCATTTATCTCACAGCATCACTTGCCATTACCTTCCCTTTTAACCTATCAGTTGGATTACCGTTCTATTTAACTGTTTCGAAATACCTTTACGGAGTTTAA
- a CDS encoding carbonic anhydrase, which translates to MKGTKFLISFLILSISTQVVAQTNSAGISAKDALQRLVEGNLRFVQGKSIRPNQSVERVKEVSKKQNPFATIVGCSDSRVPNEIIFDQGLGDLFILRTAGQVSTYASWGSIEFSVAVLGVNLIVVLGHTSCGAVGAACKADDVPGHIIALTNSIKPAAEKVKHMEGDYLDNAVKANVAFQVVSLRKLDPILSKYYNKGQLQIVGAVYDLETGKVNYLSEEYISTITK; encoded by the coding sequence ATGAAAGGTACCAAGTTCCTCATCAGTTTTCTGATTTTATCGATTTCTACTCAGGTAGTGGCGCAAACAAACAGTGCCGGAATTTCGGCAAAAGATGCACTACAACGATTGGTAGAAGGGAATTTAAGATTTGTACAAGGAAAATCAATTCGTCCAAACCAATCAGTAGAACGTGTTAAAGAAGTTTCAAAAAAGCAAAACCCATTTGCAACCATCGTTGGATGTTCTGATTCAAGAGTTCCAAATGAAATCATTTTCGACCAAGGACTTGGTGATCTATTCATTTTAAGAACAGCAGGCCAAGTTTCGACATATGCTTCTTGGGGTTCGATTGAATTTTCTGTGGCAGTGTTAGGAGTCAATTTGATTGTTGTTCTCGGCCATACGAGTTGTGGTGCTGTTGGTGCTGCTTGTAAGGCCGATGATGTTCCTGGTCACATCATTGCTTTAACCAATTCGATTAAACCCGCTGCAGAAAAAGTAAAACATATGGAAGGTGATTATTTGGACAACGCAGTAAAAGCCAACGTTGCATTCCAAGTTGTTTCCTTACGTAAACTAGACCCCATCCTATCTAAATATTATAACAAAGGCCAATTACAAATCGTAGGAGCTGTTTACGATTTAGAAACTGGGAAAGTAAATTATCTTTCTGAAGAATACATCTCTACTATTACAAAATAG
- a CDS encoding pirin family protein, with protein sequence METTNPIKTYIQKKFYPASERGHVNFGWLDSHHSFSFGHWYHPDKTNFGALRVLNDDIVEPSMGFGTHPHQNMEIISIPLFGELAHKDSTGTNGIIKTGDVQIMSAGSGIQHSEFNHSSDKKVNFLQIWILPKVANIQPRYDQKTFPEAGRLNRFQTVVSPIDEEAVWINQDAYFSLATLEPNHSLSYKVHAPNQGIYVFLIQGKISTEGTTLERRDALGLWGVDEYKIQADVKSELLVIEIPMK encoded by the coding sequence ATGGAAACAACGAACCCGATCAAAACCTACATTCAAAAAAAATTCTACCCTGCCTCAGAAAGAGGGCATGTCAATTTTGGTTGGTTGGACAGCCACCATTCCTTCAGTTTCGGCCACTGGTACCACCCTGACAAAACCAATTTTGGTGCACTTCGTGTATTAAATGATGATATCGTAGAACCTAGCATGGGATTTGGGACTCACCCCCACCAAAATATGGAAATTATATCCATCCCACTCTTTGGAGAATTGGCGCATAAAGATAGTACAGGTACGAATGGTATCATCAAAACAGGGGATGTACAAATCATGTCTGCCGGGTCTGGGATCCAACATTCCGAATTCAATCACAGCTCAGATAAGAAAGTCAATTTTTTACAAATCTGGATCTTACCAAAGGTAGCCAATATCCAACCTAGGTATGACCAAAAAACATTTCCAGAAGCTGGTCGTTTGAACCGATTCCAAACAGTCGTTTCCCCAATTGATGAAGAAGCTGTATGGATCAACCAAGACGCGTACTTTTCGCTCGCTACTTTGGAACCAAATCATTCACTATCTTACAAAGTACACGCTCCTAACCAAGGGATTTATGTATTCCTCATCCAAGGGAAAATTTCTACGGAAGGCACAACCTTAGAACGCAGAGATGCATTGGGACTTTGGGGAGTAGATGAATACAAAATCCAAGCAGATGTAAAATCCGAGTTACTCGTCATTGAAATTCCAATGAAATAG
- a CDS encoding methyl-accepting chemotaxis protein, with protein MSKRSLESIQKKKNWLELGPVYVNRVRFLLAGFYIIATLGSFKTSTTLQTTSYLVGITCMFLYGGLQAYLFKIGRLNAFFPKLFIVLDITVLFAVTASGLMGGSTVAADLIKSPTLYVLYYFYVVYSAFLFSKRTLLTSTYYSAFCLVLILIIGYGQGVSFKEAEGLQSEKGTVAISNEVFKILFLICFGYLTSTVLNLLNEIKNESDEKHKLAELERENANTLNQDLKRIGSELFNTLKSIRELTNDFNFQIESQDVSIRDLTEFVSSFSESIQTSVENIGKQHSQITLLNHKSDTLKLSIAEIGKVVEDLNSNMSDFQDRSNVLSDTVKNLEERLRSVNISQKEVSEVNDIMAEIADRTNLLALNASIEAARAGEHGRGFAVVAQEVAKLAENSNENATKIKKIITTSNRYIQEGTELASTAFNQTETLQSKYDLLSGVMKTATSKINSQKDINNEVLEALDLIESISKVLDQESKILDKDKEQMVAVVHQMEEINRKVVINARKMGDNTSSLENQAKELASE; from the coding sequence ATGTCGAAAAGATCCTTAGAATCGATTCAAAAGAAAAAAAATTGGTTAGAATTAGGCCCAGTTTATGTCAATCGAGTGAGGTTTTTACTCGCTGGTTTTTATATTATCGCTACTTTAGGTTCGTTCAAAACGTCCACAACCCTTCAAACTACAAGTTATTTAGTAGGTATTACTTGTATGTTTCTCTATGGAGGTTTGCAGGCTTATTTATTTAAAATTGGCAGACTCAATGCCTTTTTCCCGAAGTTATTCATTGTTTTGGATATTACCGTATTATTTGCAGTCACTGCATCTGGACTGATGGGTGGAAGTACAGTTGCTGCCGATTTAATTAAATCACCAACCTTATACGTATTGTATTATTTTTATGTTGTATACTCTGCATTTCTCTTTTCGAAACGGACGTTACTCACGAGTACTTATTACTCAGCTTTTTGTTTGGTATTAATTTTAATCATCGGTTATGGACAAGGTGTTTCCTTTAAAGAGGCAGAAGGATTACAAAGTGAGAAGGGAACTGTTGCCATTTCAAATGAAGTATTTAAAATTTTATTTCTAATTTGTTTCGGTTACCTAACTTCTACTGTTTTAAATTTATTAAATGAAATCAAAAATGAGTCAGATGAAAAACATAAACTTGCTGAACTGGAAAGAGAAAATGCAAACACTCTAAACCAAGATTTAAAAAGAATTGGATCTGAATTATTTAATACACTCAAAAGTATTCGTGAACTTACAAACGATTTTAATTTTCAAATAGAATCTCAAGACGTTTCGATTCGAGATCTTACAGAATTTGTTTCATCATTTTCAGAGAGTATACAAACTTCAGTAGAGAATATTGGAAAACAACATTCTCAAATTACTTTACTCAATCATAAATCGGATACATTAAAGTTGAGTATCGCTGAAATTGGGAAAGTAGTGGAAGATCTCAATTCCAATATGAGTGATTTCCAAGATAGGAGTAATGTACTTTCAGATACTGTAAAAAATTTAGAAGAAAGATTACGTTCTGTCAATATTTCCCAAAAGGAAGTAAGTGAAGTGAATGATATCATGGCAGAAATTGCTGATCGTACCAATTTATTGGCATTAAATGCATCCATAGAAGCAGCAAGGGCTGGGGAACATGGTCGAGGTTTTGCAGTAGTTGCCCAAGAAGTAGCGAAACTAGCAGAAAATTCGAATGAAAATGCAACGAAGATTAAAAAGATCATCACAACTTCTAACCGTTATATTCAAGAGGGAACAGAACTAGCTTCCACTGCCTTTAATCAAACAGAGACCCTTCAATCAAAATATGATCTGCTAAGTGGTGTGATGAAAACTGCGACATCCAAAATTAATTCACAAAAAGATATAAATAATGAAGTGCTGGAAGCTCTTGATTTAATTGAATCGATTTCTAAAGTATTGGACCAGGAATCGAAAATATTAGATAAAGATAAAGAACAAATGGTTGCAGTTGTTCACCAAATGGAAGAAATAAATCGAAAAGTTGTGATAAATGCTAGAAAAATGGGTGATAACACATCAAGTTTGGAAAATCAGGCAAAAGAACTTGCATCTGAATAA